Proteins encoded in a region of the Streptomyces sp. PCS3-D2 genome:
- a CDS encoding GNAT family N-acetyltransferase: MTKPMIDSTLSELERYYDAVPRVGGARAEDFGPLTLFVQEGEGWPYYARPALGSNGATAADMERVLDRQRELGVPEAFEWVAETSPALHAAAEEAGLRVHAHPLMVLEAGEEPPPHPEVRLLDAGDPLLAAALMVPALAFSAPGTAVGEAGPAELAAALADPSVETRRASVSARLAAGTSGMAAAVRDGVVLCSGMFNPVGDVAEVVGVGTLPSARRQGLALGVTAALVAQARARGARTVFLSAGDEDVARIYRRVGFQRVGTALIAEPSP; the protein is encoded by the coding sequence ATGACCAAACCCATGATCGACTCCACGCTGTCCGAGCTGGAGCGGTACTACGACGCCGTACCCCGGGTGGGCGGCGCCCGGGCCGAGGACTTCGGGCCGCTGACCCTGTTCGTCCAGGAGGGCGAGGGCTGGCCGTACTATGCGCGGCCCGCGCTCGGCAGCAACGGAGCGACCGCCGCGGACATGGAGCGGGTGCTCGATCGCCAGCGTGAGCTCGGCGTGCCCGAGGCCTTCGAGTGGGTCGCCGAGACCAGCCCCGCACTGCACGCCGCCGCGGAGGAGGCGGGGCTCCGCGTCCACGCCCACCCGCTGATGGTGCTGGAGGCCGGCGAGGAGCCGCCCCCGCACCCCGAGGTGCGGCTGCTCGACGCCGGGGACCCACTGTTGGCGGCCGCGCTGATGGTGCCGGCGCTGGCCTTCTCGGCCCCGGGGACCGCGGTGGGCGAGGCAGGTCCGGCGGAACTGGCGGCCGCGCTGGCGGACCCGTCGGTGGAGACCCGCCGGGCGAGCGTCTCGGCGAGGCTCGCGGCGGGCACCTCGGGGATGGCCGCGGCCGTGCGCGACGGCGTGGTGCTGTGCTCGGGCATGTTCAACCCGGTCGGGGACGTCGCCGAGGTCGTGGGCGTCGGCACCCTGCCGTCCGCCCGCCGCCAGGGCCTGGCCCTCGGCGTCACGGCGGCGCTCGTCGCACAGGCCCGCGCGCGGGGTGCCCGTACGGTCTTCCTCTCGGCCGGTGACGAGGACGTGGCCCGGATCTACCGCCGCGTCGGCTTCCAGCGGGTGGGCACGGCCCTGATCGCGGAGCCGTCGCCATGA
- a CDS encoding protealysin inhibitor emfourin, whose translation MRILVVRTGGFAGIERRAEVDTTGMPDEAEWQALAQLALHPGPPGDPAERVRDGFSYRITVDGRTVSCAEPRLSEAQRALISRVLKEGA comes from the coding sequence ATGCGGATTCTGGTGGTACGGACGGGCGGCTTCGCGGGCATCGAGCGACGGGCCGAGGTGGACACCACCGGCATGCCGGACGAGGCCGAGTGGCAGGCCCTGGCCCAGCTCGCGCTGCACCCCGGCCCGCCCGGCGACCCCGCCGAGCGGGTGCGGGACGGCTTCTCGTACCGGATCACGGTGGACGGGCGGACGGTCTCCTGCGCCGAGCCGCGCCTGTCGGAGGCCCAGCGGGCACTGATCTCCCGCGTGCTGAAAGAAGGTGCCTGA
- the era gene encoding GTPase Era, which produces MARMSDRSPESTVPHRAGFACFVGRPNAGKSTLTNALVGTKVAITSNRPQTTRHTVRGIVHRPDAQLVLVDTPGLHKPRTLLGERLNDVVRTTWAEVDVIGFCLPADQKLGPGDKFIAKELAGIKKTPKIAIITKTDLVESKVVGEQLIAVHRLAEELGFEWAEIVPVSAVGDSQVQLLADLIAPLLPESPPLYPEGDLTDEPEMVMVAELIREAALEGVRDELPHSIAVVVEEMIPRENRPADRPLLDIHANVYIERPSQKGIIIGPKGSRLKEVGMKSRKHIEALLGTPVFLDLHVKVAKDWQRDPKQLRKLGF; this is translated from the coding sequence ATGGCCCGTATGAGCGATCGTTCCCCCGAGTCCACCGTCCCGCACCGTGCGGGTTTCGCCTGCTTCGTCGGCCGTCCCAACGCCGGGAAGTCGACCCTCACCAACGCACTCGTGGGCACGAAGGTCGCGATCACCTCCAACCGGCCGCAGACCACCCGGCACACCGTCCGCGGCATCGTGCACCGCCCCGACGCGCAGCTCGTCCTCGTCGACACGCCCGGTCTGCACAAGCCGCGCACCCTCCTCGGCGAGCGCCTCAACGACGTCGTGCGCACCACCTGGGCCGAGGTCGATGTCATCGGCTTCTGCCTGCCGGCCGACCAGAAGCTCGGCCCCGGCGACAAGTTCATCGCCAAGGAGCTCGCGGGGATCAAGAAGACCCCCAAGATCGCCATCATCACCAAGACCGACCTCGTCGAGTCGAAGGTGGTGGGCGAGCAGCTCATCGCCGTCCACCGGCTCGCCGAGGAGCTGGGCTTCGAGTGGGCCGAGATCGTCCCCGTTTCGGCGGTCGGCGACAGCCAGGTGCAGCTGTTGGCGGACCTGATCGCGCCGCTGCTGCCGGAGTCCCCGCCGCTGTACCCGGAGGGCGACCTCACCGACGAACCCGAGATGGTCATGGTCGCGGAGCTGATCCGCGAGGCGGCGCTGGAGGGCGTGCGGGACGAGCTCCCGCACTCCATTGCCGTGGTCGTCGAGGAGATGATCCCGCGCGAGAACCGCCCGGCGGACCGCCCGCTCCTTGACATCCACGCCAACGTCTACATCGAACGGCCGAGCCAGAAGGGCATCATCATCGGCCCGAAGGGCTCCCGACTGAAGGAGGTCGGGATGAAGTCGCGCAAGCACATCGAGGCGCTGCTCGGGACCCCCGTCTTCCTCGACCTGCACGTGAAGGTCGCCAAGGACTGGCAGCGGGACCCCAAGCAGCTGCGCAAGCTCGGCTTCTGA
- a CDS encoding MFS transporter: protein MTQTAPTPGTLPAPAPRRTGRVHRAWYVASVTFVTIIGAAGFASLPGLLIEPLHEEFDWSRGTIGAAVSVNLALYGITAPFAAALMDRFGIRRVVAVALTVIAVGAAATVWMTAPWQLVLCWGVLVGLGSGSMALAFAATVTGRWFTARRGLVTGILTAAGASGQLVFLPLLAWLVDRHGWRPATVTVAVAALAVVPFVWLLLRDHPADVGLAPYGGTYAPRPAPAAGAARRALKVLADAARSGPFWLLAGTFAICGASTNGLVRTHFVPAAHDHGMPVTAAAGLLAVIGVFDVVGTVASGWFTDRFEPRRLLAVYYALRGVSLLFLPILLAPSVRPPLVFFIVFYGLDWVATVPPTIALCREHYGDDGAIAFGWVLASHQIGAAVVAFLGGLVRDLTGSYDVVWYASGALCAVAALMAMVIRRRPPGGARHT, encoded by the coding sequence GTGACCCAGACAGCCCCCACCCCCGGCACCCTCCCCGCCCCCGCCCCGCGGCGGACCGGCCGTGTGCACCGAGCCTGGTACGTCGCCTCCGTCACCTTCGTGACGATCATCGGCGCCGCCGGATTCGCCTCCCTGCCCGGACTGCTCATCGAGCCGCTGCATGAGGAGTTCGACTGGTCGCGAGGCACCATCGGCGCGGCCGTCTCGGTGAACCTGGCCCTCTACGGCATCACCGCGCCCTTCGCTGCGGCGCTGATGGACCGCTTCGGCATCCGCAGGGTCGTGGCGGTGGCCCTGACCGTCATCGCGGTCGGTGCGGCGGCCACGGTGTGGATGACCGCGCCCTGGCAGCTGGTGCTGTGCTGGGGCGTGCTGGTGGGGCTGGGCAGCGGCTCGATGGCCCTGGCGTTCGCCGCGACGGTGACCGGTCGCTGGTTCACCGCCCGGCGCGGCCTGGTCACCGGCATCCTGACCGCCGCCGGGGCCTCGGGGCAGCTGGTCTTCCTGCCGCTGCTGGCCTGGCTGGTGGACCGCCACGGCTGGCGCCCGGCGACGGTGACGGTCGCCGTGGCCGCGCTGGCCGTCGTCCCCTTCGTCTGGCTGCTGCTGCGCGACCACCCCGCGGACGTCGGGCTCGCACCGTACGGCGGCACGTACGCGCCCCGGCCCGCCCCGGCCGCGGGTGCGGCCCGGCGGGCGCTGAAGGTCCTCGCCGACGCGGCCCGGAGCGGCCCCTTCTGGCTGCTCGCGGGCACCTTCGCGATCTGCGGTGCCTCGACCAACGGACTGGTGCGGACACACTTCGTGCCGGCCGCGCACGACCACGGCATGCCGGTGACGGCGGCCGCGGGGCTGCTGGCGGTGATCGGCGTCTTCGACGTGGTCGGCACGGTCGCGTCGGGCTGGTTCACCGACCGCTTCGAGCCCCGGCGGCTGCTGGCCGTCTACTACGCCCTGCGCGGGGTGTCGCTGCTGTTCCTGCCGATCCTGCTGGCGCCGTCGGTGCGGCCGCCGCTGGTCTTCTTCATCGTCTTCTACGGTCTGGACTGGGTCGCGACGGTTCCCCCGACGATCGCCCTGTGCCGCGAGCACTACGGCGACGACGGCGCGATCGCGTTCGGCTGGGTACTGGCCTCGCACCAGATCGGTGCGGCGGTGGTGGCCTTCCTGGGCGGCCTGGTCCGCGACCTCACGGGCTCGTACGACGTGGTCTGGTACGCCTCGGGCGCGCTGTGCGCGGTGGCGGCGCTGATGGCGATGGTCATCCGCCGGCGGCCTCCCGGCGGGGCGCGCCACACGTGA
- a CDS encoding cytidine deaminase, translated as MLSTMTESTGIDPEDSKIITLARSARARNGVPEGAAVRDETGRTYVAGTVELDSLKLSALQTAVAMAVASGARSLEAAAVVSAAEAPADADRAAVRDLGGPGTPVLLAAPDGTLKSTTPAGA; from the coding sequence ATGCTTTCGACCATGACGGAGAGCACCGGGATCGACCCCGAGGACAGCAAGATCATCACGCTGGCGCGCAGCGCCCGGGCCCGCAACGGGGTGCCCGAGGGGGCGGCGGTGCGTGACGAGACGGGACGGACGTACGTCGCGGGCACGGTGGAGCTCGACTCCCTGAAGCTGAGCGCGCTGCAGACCGCGGTAGCGATGGCCGTGGCGAGCGGGGCCCGGTCGCTGGAGGCCGCCGCCGTCGTGAGCGCCGCGGAGGCTCCGGCCGACGCGGACCGCGCCGCCGTCCGCGACCTCGGCGGCCCGGGCACCCCGGTGCTCCTGGCCGCCCCCGACGGCACCCTGAAGTCCACCACCCCGGCCGGGGCGTAG
- a CDS encoding SMI1/KNR4 family protein has translation MMRLLGRLRAALGAPAPAPTAGGWPAPGPAPDHPPLTEAEVAEAEAELGIRFPPAYRAYLTEVSSGGRVHRLARGPAGWWWEGNGDTRRDLLPVPFPHPDSYAAEDDELWARMPQRADFPDDAAHHAALRAWDEDEAHYEFEERKTAGAVVLQENGCGFSTLLALTGPLADTVWWDGRATCDLIVPLSCDHPRGAPPLTFREWREMGLTDPSRLLGPDWGAPAGF, from the coding sequence ATGATGCGCCTGCTCGGCCGGCTGAGGGCGGCGCTCGGAGCACCGGCGCCCGCCCCGACGGCCGGAGGGTGGCCCGCGCCGGGGCCCGCGCCGGACCACCCGCCGCTGACCGAGGCCGAGGTGGCCGAGGCGGAGGCCGAACTGGGGATCCGCTTCCCGCCCGCCTACCGCGCGTACCTGACCGAGGTGAGCTCGGGCGGCCGGGTGCACCGCCTGGCCCGGGGCCCCGCCGGGTGGTGGTGGGAGGGGAACGGCGACACGCGGCGGGACCTGCTGCCCGTGCCCTTCCCGCATCCCGACTCCTACGCGGCCGAGGACGACGAGCTGTGGGCCCGGATGCCGCAGAGGGCGGACTTCCCGGACGACGCGGCCCACCATGCCGCCCTGCGGGCCTGGGACGAGGACGAGGCCCACTACGAGTTCGAGGAGCGCAAGACGGCCGGCGCCGTCGTCCTCCAGGAGAACGGCTGCGGCTTCTCCACGCTGCTCGCGCTCACGGGGCCGCTGGCCGACACGGTGTGGTGGGACGGCCGCGCCACCTGTGACCTGATCGTGCCGCTGTCATGCGACCACCCCCGCGGCGCGCCCCCGCTGACCTTCCGGGAGTGGCGGGAGATGGGCCTGACGGACCCCTCGCGCCTGCTCGGACCCGACTGGGGCGCGCCGGCGGGCTTCTGA
- the ybeY gene encoding rRNA maturation RNase YbeY, translating into MSIDVNNESGTEVDEHAILDIARYALTRMRIHPLSELSVIVVDEDAMEQLHIQWMDLPGPTDVMSFPMDELRPPSKDDEEPPQGLLGDIVLCPEVAKKQGEEAPTQHSMDEELQLLTVHGVLHLLGYDHEEPDEKAEMFGLQAAIVDSWRGERGLTGPSPAPTVS; encoded by the coding sequence ATGTCGATCGACGTCAACAACGAGTCCGGAACCGAGGTCGACGAGCACGCGATCCTCGACATCGCCCGTTACGCACTCACCCGGATGCGGATCCACCCGCTCTCGGAGCTCTCCGTCATCGTCGTCGACGAGGACGCCATGGAGCAGCTCCACATCCAGTGGATGGACCTGCCGGGCCCGACCGACGTCATGTCCTTCCCGATGGACGAGCTCCGTCCGCCGTCGAAGGACGACGAGGAGCCCCCGCAGGGGCTCCTCGGCGACATCGTGCTCTGCCCCGAGGTCGCGAAGAAGCAGGGCGAGGAAGCCCCGACGCAGCACTCCATGGACGAGGAGCTCCAGCTCCTGACCGTCCACGGAGTGCTGCACCTGCTCGGCTACGACCACGAGGAGCCGGACGAGAAGGCCGAGATGTTCGGCCTCCAGGCGGCCATCGTGGACAGCTGGCGCGGTGAGCGCGGGCTGACCGGCCCGTCCCCGGCCCCCACCGTCTCGTGA
- a CDS encoding GlxA family transcriptional regulator: MEAPPHRVVVLALPGLLPFELGIPHRIFGRARDRAGRPLYEIRTCGLAPGPVPTDADFAVHVARGPELLATADTVVVPASYELGPVHEEGRLTGELAAALAHIRPGTRLVSICTGGYVLAAAGFLDGRRATTHWASAEHFQRLFPAVRVDPDVLYTDDGDVLTSAGVAAGIDLCLHIVRRDHGAAVANEAARRTVVPPHREGGQAQFVDRPVPEPQLATTTAARAWVLDRLHEPLRLTDMARQEAMSVRTFTRRFREEAGVSPGQWITGRRVERARRLLERTELSMEQVARESGFGTAQSLRKHVQAALGVTPTAYRRTFRATGEGGDGGGGG; the protein is encoded by the coding sequence ATGGAAGCTCCGCCGCACCGCGTGGTCGTCCTGGCCCTGCCGGGGCTGCTGCCCTTCGAGCTCGGCATCCCCCACCGCATCTTCGGCCGGGCCAGGGACAGGGCCGGACGGCCGCTCTACGAGATCCGCACCTGTGGGCTCGCTCCCGGCCCGGTGCCCACGGACGCCGACTTCGCCGTCCACGTCGCGCGAGGCCCCGAGCTGCTCGCCACCGCCGACACGGTGGTCGTGCCCGCCTCGTACGAGCTGGGCCCGGTCCACGAGGAGGGCAGACTGACCGGCGAGCTCGCCGCGGCCCTCGCGCACATCAGGCCCGGCACCCGGCTCGTCTCGATCTGCACGGGCGGCTACGTGCTGGCCGCCGCCGGCTTCCTCGACGGCCGGCGGGCCACCACCCACTGGGCCTCCGCCGAGCACTTCCAGCGGCTCTTCCCCGCCGTGAGGGTGGACCCCGACGTGCTCTACACCGACGACGGGGACGTGCTGACCTCGGCGGGCGTCGCCGCAGGCATCGACCTGTGCCTGCACATCGTGCGCCGCGACCACGGAGCGGCCGTCGCGAACGAGGCCGCCCGGCGGACCGTCGTACCGCCCCACCGTGAGGGCGGGCAGGCCCAGTTCGTCGACCGCCCGGTGCCGGAGCCGCAGCTCGCGACCACCACGGCGGCCCGGGCCTGGGTGCTGGACCGGCTGCACGAGCCGCTCCGGCTCACCGACATGGCCCGGCAGGAGGCCATGTCGGTACGGACCTTCACGCGCCGCTTCCGCGAGGAGGCGGGCGTCAGCCCCGGCCAGTGGATCACCGGTCGGCGGGTGGAGCGGGCACGGCGGCTGCTGGAGCGGACGGAGCTGTCGATGGAGCAGGTCGCGCGGGAGAGCGGCTTCGGGACGGCGCAGTCCCTGCGCAAGCACGTGCAGGCGGCCTTGGGCGTGACCCCGACGGCCTACCGGCGCACCTTCCGAGCCACCGGAGAAGGCGGGGACGGGGGAGGAGGCGGGTGA
- a CDS encoding hemolysin family protein: MSAPQLITGAVLLVVVAWFAACAESGIARISIFRAEQAVREGRRGSEKLAQVAGDPTRYLNVALLVRVTCEMAAGVLVTYVCLDEFGENWTALLVAIAVMVLVSFVAVGVSPRTIGRQHPLNTATAAAYVLVPLARIMGPIPQLLILVGNALTPGKGFRKGPFASEAELRAMVDLAEKESLIEDDERRMVHQIFELGDTLVREVMVPRTDLVCIERYKTVRQATTLALRSGFSRIPVTGENEDDIVGIVYLKDLVRKTHINRESEADLVSTAMRPAVFVPDTKNAGDLLREMQQVRNHVAVVIDEYGGTAGIVTIEDILEEIVGEITDEYDRELPPVEDLGEDRYRVTARLDITDLGELFKVEAFDDEDVETVGGLLAKALGRVPIAGASALVELPDGRPLRLTAEAPAGRRNKIVTVLVEPVAAAEAAGEEGE; this comes from the coding sequence GTGAGCGCCCCGCAACTGATCACCGGCGCGGTGCTGCTGGTGGTCGTGGCCTGGTTCGCGGCGTGCGCGGAGTCCGGCATCGCCCGCATCTCGATCTTCCGCGCCGAGCAGGCCGTACGGGAGGGCAGGCGCGGCAGCGAGAAGCTCGCCCAGGTCGCCGGCGACCCGACCCGCTATCTCAACGTGGCGCTGCTGGTCCGGGTCACCTGCGAGATGGCGGCCGGGGTCCTCGTCACCTACGTCTGCCTCGACGAGTTCGGCGAGAACTGGACCGCGCTGCTCGTGGCCATCGCCGTGATGGTGCTGGTCTCCTTCGTCGCCGTGGGCGTCTCCCCCCGCACGATCGGCCGCCAGCACCCGCTGAACACGGCGACCGCGGCGGCCTACGTCCTGGTACCGCTCGCCAGGATCATGGGGCCGATCCCGCAGCTGCTGATCCTCGTCGGCAACGCGCTCACCCCCGGCAAGGGCTTCCGCAAGGGCCCCTTCGCCTCCGAGGCCGAGCTGCGGGCGATGGTCGACCTCGCCGAGAAGGAGTCGCTCATCGAGGACGACGAGCGCCGCATGGTGCACCAGATCTTCGAGCTCGGTGACACCCTCGTGCGCGAGGTGATGGTGCCGCGCACCGACCTGGTCTGCATCGAGCGCTACAAGACGGTGCGTCAGGCGACCACCCTCGCCCTGCGGTCCGGCTTCTCGCGCATCCCGGTCACCGGGGAGAACGAGGACGACATCGTCGGGATCGTCTACCTGAAGGACCTGGTCCGCAAGACGCACATCAACCGGGAGTCCGAGGCCGACCTGGTGTCGACGGCGATGCGGCCGGCCGTCTTCGTTCCGGACACCAAGAACGCGGGCGATCTGCTGCGCGAGATGCAGCAGGTGCGCAACCACGTGGCCGTCGTGATCGACGAATACGGCGGCACGGCCGGCATCGTCACCATCGAGGACATCCTTGAGGAGATCGTCGGTGAGATCACGGACGAGTACGACCGGGAGCTCCCGCCGGTCGAGGACCTGGGCGAGGACCGCTACCGGGTCACGGCGCGCCTGGACATCACCGACCTCGGCGAACTGTTCAAGGTCGAGGCCTTCGACGACGAGGACGTCGAGACGGTCGGCGGGCTGCTGGCGAAGGCGCTGGGCCGGGTGCCGATCGCGGGTGCCTCGGCCCTGGTCGAACTGCCCGACGGCCGTCCCCTGCGGCTGACGGCCGAGGCTCCGGCGGGCCGGCGGAACAAGATCGTGACGGTACTGGTGGAACCGGTCGCCGCGGCTGAGGCCGCGGGAGAGGAGGGGGAATGA
- a CDS encoding bifunctional 2-polyprenyl-6-hydroxyphenol methylase/3-demethylubiquinol 3-O-methyltransferase UbiG, translating to MPQHGHTHENDHGIDHENAHENAPVAGSAEFWDGRYSESTRIWSGKPNALLVREAEDLVPGRALDLGCGEGADTVWLARRGWRVTATDISTVALGRAAEHAAEAGVGERVEWQQHDFARSFPEGEFDLVSACFLHSHGDFPRERILRRAAAAVAPGGTLLVVGHAGGPSWNPEALADIHFPTPEEVLAQLELPEGGWEVLTAAEHVQPMTDPEGRPGTRPDNALRIRRVV from the coding sequence ATGCCGCAGCACGGCCACACGCACGAGAACGACCACGGAATCGACCACGAGAACGCGCACGAGAACGCCCCCGTCGCCGGCAGCGCGGAGTTCTGGGACGGGCGCTACAGCGAGAGCACTCGCATCTGGAGCGGCAAGCCGAACGCCCTCCTGGTCCGCGAGGCCGAGGACCTCGTCCCCGGCCGGGCGCTCGACCTCGGCTGCGGAGAGGGTGCCGACACGGTCTGGCTGGCCCGCCGCGGATGGCGCGTCACCGCCACCGACATCTCGACGGTGGCCCTCGGTCGGGCCGCGGAGCACGCCGCCGAGGCCGGGGTCGGCGAACGCGTCGAATGGCAGCAGCACGACTTCGCGCGGTCCTTCCCCGAGGGGGAGTTCGACCTCGTCTCGGCGTGCTTCCTGCACAGCCACGGCGACTTCCCGCGTGAACGGATCCTGCGCAGGGCCGCCGCCGCCGTCGCCCCCGGCGGGACCCTCCTCGTGGTGGGCCACGCGGGAGGGCCGTCGTGGAACCCGGAGGCCCTCGCGGACATCCACTTCCCCACCCCGGAGGAAGTCCTCGCGCAGCTGGAGCTGCCGGAGGGCGGCTGGGAGGTCCTGACCGCGGCGGAGCACGTCCAGCCCATGACCGACCCCGAGGGTCGTCCCGGGACCCGCCCCGACAACGCCCTCAGAATCCGGCGCGTCGTCTGA
- a CDS encoding PhoH family protein yields the protein MTQTSTAHIPAPGQARAHFTVPATHPMVTVLGSGDVLLRVIEKAFPKADIHVRGNQVSAIGEAAEVALIQRLFDEMMLVLRTGQPMTEDAVERSIAMLKASANGDGDGPETPAEVLTQNILSNRGRTIRPKTLNQKRYVDAIDKNTIVFGIGPAGTGKTYLAMAKAVQALQSKQVSRIILTRPAVEAGERLGFLPGTLFDKIDPYLRPLYDALHDMLDPDSIPRLMAAGTIEVAPLAYMRGRTLNDAFVVLDEAQNTTTEQMKMFLTRLGFDSKIVITGDITQIDLPGGARSGLRQVQEILDGVPDIHFSRLTSEDVVRHKLVGRIVDAYEKYDDGHQAANGYQRK from the coding sequence ATGACTCAGACATCGACAGCCCACATCCCCGCGCCGGGGCAGGCGCGAGCGCACTTCACCGTACCGGCGACGCACCCGATGGTGACGGTGCTCGGCTCGGGCGACGTCCTGTTGCGCGTGATCGAGAAGGCCTTCCCGAAGGCCGACATCCATGTTCGGGGCAACCAGGTCAGCGCGATCGGGGAAGCGGCGGAAGTCGCTCTGATCCAGCGACTGTTCGACGAGATGATGCTGGTGCTCCGCACCGGGCAGCCGATGACGGAGGACGCAGTGGAACGCTCGATCGCCATGCTCAAGGCGAGCGCGAACGGCGACGGCGACGGGCCCGAGACGCCCGCCGAGGTGCTCACCCAGAACATCCTCTCCAACCGCGGCCGCACCATCCGCCCCAAGACCCTCAACCAGAAGCGGTACGTCGACGCGATCGACAAGAACACGATCGTCTTCGGCATCGGCCCCGCCGGTACCGGAAAGACCTACCTCGCCATGGCCAAGGCGGTCCAGGCCCTCCAGTCCAAGCAGGTCAGCCGGATCATCCTGACCCGGCCCGCCGTCGAGGCGGGGGAGCGGCTCGGCTTCCTGCCCGGCACCCTCTTCGACAAGATCGACCCGTATCTGCGCCCGCTCTACGACGCGCTGCACGACATGCTCGACCCCGACTCGATCCCGCGGCTGATGGCGGCGGGCACGATCGAGGTCGCGCCGCTCGCGTACATGCGCGGCCGCACGCTCAACGACGCGTTCGTGGTCCTCGACGAGGCCCAGAACACGACCACCGAGCAGATGAAGATGTTCCTGACCCGGCTAGGCTTCGACTCGAAGATCGTGATCACCGGTGACATCACCCAGATCGACCTCCCCGGCGGGGCCAGGAGCGGTCTGCGCCAGGTCCAGGAAATCCTCGACGGGGTACCGGACATCCACTTCTCGAGGCTCACGTCCGAGGATGTCGTCCGGCACAAGCTGGTCGGCCGTATCGTCGACGCGTACGAGAAGTACGACGACGGCCACCAGGCCGCCAACGGCTACCAGCGGAAGTAG
- a CDS encoding MmcQ/YjbR family DNA-binding protein has product MTPEQLREFCLGFNAAVEEFPFTPETSVFKVKGKMFALSRLDAEPLTVNLKCEPELAVRLREEHDAIAPGYHMNKRHWNTVTVGGIPDAMLRELVEDSYDLVVAGLPRAERLKLDRP; this is encoded by the coding sequence ATGACCCCGGAGCAGCTGCGGGAGTTCTGTCTGGGCTTCAACGCGGCGGTGGAGGAGTTCCCCTTCACCCCGGAGACCTCGGTGTTCAAGGTGAAGGGCAAGATGTTCGCGCTCAGCCGGCTGGACGCCGAGCCGCTGACGGTCAACCTCAAGTGCGAGCCGGAGCTGGCGGTGCGGCTCCGCGAGGAGCACGACGCGATCGCGCCCGGCTACCACATGAACAAGCGGCACTGGAACACGGTCACCGTGGGCGGGATCCCCGACGCGATGCTGCGCGAGCTCGTCGAGGACTCCTACGACCTGGTGGTGGCGGGGCTGCCGCGGGCGGAGCGGCTGAAGCTCGACCGGCCCTGA
- a CDS encoding M4 family metallopeptidase has product MDASHAHRHPVFCTVVPPYLLDRAALSGDTRRADLAQRTLERDSLLRTRRQVTAVRGIAAALAAPAGDGPQRTIFDAGHRTQLPGTKVREEGDPPGKDATVNRAHAGLGATYELFLKAFGRRSIDDSGLPLDATVHYGEDYNNAFWDGQRMVFGDGDGDLFLDFTVSVDVIGHELTHGVTQYTANLRYRGQSGALNESMSDVFGSLIKQYSLEQATDEADWLIGAGLLGPSVTGVALRSMKAPGTAYDDDELGKDPQPASMDDYVNTHSDNGGVHINSGIPNHAFYIAATELGGKAWERAGQIWYDTLTGGDLTPRADFADFARLSTAAAATRYGDGGAEHQALQKAWSLVGVPFAG; this is encoded by the coding sequence ATGGACGCCTCCCACGCTCACCGCCACCCCGTCTTCTGCACGGTCGTGCCGCCGTACCTCCTCGACAGGGCCGCCCTGTCCGGGGACACCCGGCGCGCCGACCTGGCCCAGCGCACCCTCGAACGCGACTCCCTGCTGCGCACCCGGCGCCAGGTCACCGCTGTGCGCGGGATCGCTGCCGCGCTCGCCGCGCCGGCGGGCGACGGCCCGCAGCGGACGATCTTCGACGCCGGGCACCGTACGCAGCTCCCCGGGACGAAGGTCCGCGAGGAGGGCGACCCGCCGGGCAAGGACGCCACCGTCAACCGCGCCCACGCGGGGCTCGGGGCGACGTACGAACTGTTCCTGAAGGCCTTCGGGCGCCGCTCGATCGACGACTCCGGACTCCCGCTGGACGCCACCGTCCACTACGGCGAGGACTACAACAACGCCTTCTGGGACGGGCAGCGGATGGTCTTCGGTGACGGCGACGGGGACCTCTTCCTCGACTTCACCGTGTCGGTGGACGTCATCGGGCACGAGCTGACCCACGGCGTCACCCAGTACACGGCGAACCTGCGCTACCGCGGCCAGTCGGGCGCGCTGAACGAGTCCATGTCGGACGTCTTCGGCTCCCTGATCAAGCAGTACTCGCTGGAGCAGGCGACCGACGAGGCCGACTGGCTGATCGGAGCCGGACTGCTCGGCCCCAGCGTGACGGGGGTCGCGCTGCGCTCGATGAAGGCGCCCGGCACCGCGTACGACGACGACGAGCTCGGCAAGGACCCCCAGCCGGCCAGTATGGACGACTACGTCAACACCCACAGCGACAACGGCGGGGTGCACATCAACTCCGGCATCCCCAACCACGCCTTCTACATCGCGGCGACCGAGCTCGGCGGCAAGGCCTGGGAGCGGGCGGGACAGATCTGGTACGACACCCTGACCGGCGGGGACCTCACCCCGAGGGCCGACTTCGCGGACTTCGCCCGCCTCTCGACGGCGGCCGCCGCCACTCGGTACGGAGACGGAGGGGCGGAGCACCAGGCGTTGCAGAAGGCGTGGTCGCTCGTGGGCGTCCCGTTCGCGGGGTAG